A single Candidatus Eisenbacteria bacterium DNA region contains:
- the ispD gene encoding 2-C-methyl-D-erythritol 4-phosphate cytidylyltransferase codes for MILLAAGRGERFGEGRSKVLAPLAGRPLVLHSLLRFQSHPEVHEIVLVCPPGEDLPWRQFMLRDVDAPKLRATVPGGEERQDSVRAGLEAVSAGADLLLIHDAARPLVPARMITEVLQAARETGAALPLLESPDTVKQKAGARVGGTIPRQELGLAQTPQAFQASLYREALAAAERDRVVATDDVALVERLDRPVAWVPGARECLKVTTQADLDWLEWWLARGEPND; via the coding sequence GTGATCCTTCTGGCCGCCGGGCGCGGCGAGCGGTTTGGCGAGGGGCGCAGCAAGGTGCTGGCGCCTCTGGCGGGACGGCCGCTGGTGCTGCACTCGCTGCTGCGGTTCCAGTCGCACCCGGAGGTGCACGAGATCGTGCTGGTGTGCCCGCCCGGCGAGGACCTGCCGTGGCGCCAGTTCATGCTGCGGGACGTGGACGCGCCGAAGCTCAGGGCCACCGTGCCGGGCGGCGAGGAGCGGCAGGACTCGGTGCGCGCCGGCCTGGAGGCCGTCTCGGCCGGAGCCGACCTGCTGCTGATCCACGACGCCGCGCGCCCGCTGGTGCCCGCGAGGATGATCACCGAGGTCCTCCAGGCGGCCCGCGAGACCGGGGCCGCGCTGCCGTTGCTGGAGAGTCCCGACACTGTGAAGCAGAAGGCCGGCGCCCGGGTGGGCGGCACCATTCCGCGACAGGAGCTGGGGCTGGCCCAGACTCCGCAGGCCTTCCAGGCGAGCCTCTACCGCGAGGCCCTCGCGGCCGCCGAGCGCGACCGCGTGGTGGCCACCGACGACGTGGCCCTGGTGGAGCGCCTCGACCGGCCGGTGGCCTGGGTGCCCGGCGCGAGGGAGTGCCTGAAGGTGACGACACAGGCGGATCTGGATTGGCTGGAGTGGTGGCTGGCGCGAGGAGAACCCAATGACTGA